A single window of uncultured Tolumonas sp. DNA harbors:
- the ndk gene encoding nucleoside-diphosphate kinase, which translates to MTIERTFSIIKPDAVAKNIIGEVYHRFECAGLHIIAAKMLHLSQEQAAGFYAEHKGKPFYDNLLKFMTSGPIVVQVLEGQDAIRRHRELLGATDPEKAQAGTIRADHAISVTQNAVHGSDSAESAAREIAFFFTEDEICPRTR; encoded by the coding sequence ATGACAATTGAACGCACTTTCTCCATCATTAAGCCTGATGCCGTGGCTAAAAATATTATCGGTGAGGTATATCACCGTTTTGAGTGCGCAGGCTTGCATATCATCGCGGCAAAAATGCTGCATCTGTCTCAAGAACAAGCCGCTGGTTTTTACGCGGAACACAAAGGTAAGCCTTTCTACGATAATCTGCTGAAATTCATGACCTCTGGCCCAATCGTGGTGCAGGTTTTGGAAGGACAGGATGCTATTCGTCGTCACCGTGAATTGCTTGGTGCAACCGACCCAGAAAAAGCACAGGCAGGCACTATCCGTGCAGATCATGCGATCTCAGTAACGCAAAATGCGGTGCATGGTTCTGATTCTGCTGAATCGGCTGCCCGCGAAATTGCATTTTTCTTCACTGAAGATGAGATTTGCCCACGCACGCGTTAA
- a CDS encoding sigma-54 dependent transcriptional regulator, translated as MEQMDNLLLVDANDERRQQLETVLSFMGIQWQSGGEEDCLAYLSAVENISAVVVGDLKTTTLPELATRYSSVPFISAEQSELSNSNIIGFLSQPFSYESLTQMLHFCQAFRSLHPTLQTSRQMPALLKLLVGKGSAIQSVRKLIEQVASKDANVLILGESGTGKEVVARAIHEMSGRAKGPFVPVNCGAIPGELLESELFGHEKGAFTGAISSRRGRFELAEGGTLFLDEIGDMPMPMQVKLLRVLQERLYERVGGTKPIQADVRIIAATHRNLETMISENRFREDLYYRLNVFPIETPSLRERLDDIPLLLQEMVNRHQAQHHAFVRFTQRAMESLMQHNWPGNVRELSNLVERLLILFPNRIVDIQDLPAKYRYGDWSEDMPLDEAASEWAEREALSSVFMETPEESASVAAEPFASVLPEEGVNLKEMIAELEMDLIRQALEMQDGVVARASELLGMRRTTLVEKMKKYGMTAKDM; from the coding sequence ATGGAGCAAATGGATAATCTGCTTCTGGTTGATGCCAATGATGAACGCCGTCAGCAATTAGAGACGGTGTTGTCGTTTATGGGTATTCAGTGGCAGAGCGGTGGGGAAGAAGATTGTCTGGCTTATCTTTCTGCGGTGGAAAATATCTCCGCGGTTGTGGTGGGTGACCTTAAGACTACGACCTTACCGGAATTAGCTACCCGTTATTCATCGGTTCCTTTTATCAGTGCAGAACAATCAGAGCTGAGTAATAGCAATATTATCGGTTTTTTGTCGCAGCCTTTTTCCTATGAATCACTGACACAGATGCTGCATTTCTGTCAGGCATTTCGCTCTTTGCACCCCACATTACAAACCAGCCGCCAAATGCCGGCATTACTGAAACTGCTGGTTGGTAAAGGCAGTGCCATTCAAAGTGTGCGTAAATTGATTGAACAAGTGGCCAGTAAAGATGCCAATGTGCTGATTCTTGGTGAATCAGGCACCGGTAAAGAAGTAGTTGCGCGCGCAATTCATGAAATGTCTGGCCGAGCGAAAGGGCCGTTTGTGCCGGTAAACTGCGGTGCGATTCCTGGTGAATTGCTGGAAAGTGAACTGTTTGGTCATGAAAAGGGCGCATTTACTGGCGCAATTTCCTCTCGCCGTGGTCGCTTTGAATTGGCGGAAGGCGGTACGTTATTTCTGGATGAAATCGGCGATATGCCGATGCCGATGCAAGTTAAGCTGCTGCGTGTTCTACAAGAACGCCTCTATGAACGGGTCGGTGGCACAAAACCGATCCAGGCTGATGTGCGTATCATCGCAGCGACACACCGCAATCTGGAAACCATGATCAGTGAAAATCGTTTCCGTGAAGATTTATATTACCGCCTAAACGTGTTTCCTATTGAGACCCCATCACTGCGTGAGCGACTGGACGATATCCCATTGCTGTTGCAGGAAATGGTTAATCGTCATCAAGCCCAGCATCACGCCTTTGTACGCTTTACCCAGCGCGCGATGGAATCACTGATGCAACATAATTGGCCAGGCAATGTGCGTGAATTATCTAATCTGGTGGAACGGTTATTAATTCTGTTTCCAAACCGGATCGTGGATATTCAGGATCTGCCCGCGAAATATCGTTATGGCGACTGGAGCGAAGACATGCCATTAGATGAAGCTGCATCGGAATGGGCTGAGCGTGAAGCTTTATCATCTGTGTTTATGGAAACGCCGGAAGAATCGGCATCCGTCGCTGCGGAACCGTTTGCTTCAGTGTTACCAGAAGAAGGGGTCAATCTGAAAGAGATGATCGCTGAGCTGGAAATGGATTTAATTCGTCAGGCATTGGAAATGCAGGACGGTGTGGTAGCTCGCGCGTCAGAACTATTAGGTATGCGCCGCACGACATTGGTCGAAAAAATGAAAAAATATGGAATGACGGCCAAAGATATGTAG
- a CDS encoding methyl-accepting chemotaxis protein, with translation MKIVHKLILLIVVGFFGSVLISVVGFNRLSNVNKEIRTVMDNTLPSFNALNNANIDFLELRLLLRSHVLTSDLNAKQALESKISDKIKALDTNLVGYEPLISDEQDRALFEKVKRDVLSYEQESKVTLELSRQNKTEDSIKSLANAANIAESVSTSLAEGVKYNEKMARDDDKISQSNYDSAKWVLAVSTISVTGFLALIGWLIYRQISTGLKVAQTTISRIENSLDFTLRAEVSGSDEISLMLRAFNQLIGRMQNNLRELLQGVEQVAVSADRLQSSAYRVSEGSSSQNASTSHMAASVEEMTVSINHVADQANTTSEQSNEVGRKAEAGQDVIAHTVDNIHAIAGAVDNAAQDIQQLEAKGREIESVINIIRAVAEQTNLLALNAAIEAARAGEQGRGFAVVADEVRSLAARTATSTKEIGDIITAIQNVSASAVKRMQEAIVKVEQGVEGAGQANETMEEICRVATESVSLVADISHAIREQGAATNSIAQQVENVAQMVDENTQAANETADLANDLSKISDDMKKVVMAYRL, from the coding sequence ATGAAAATAGTACACAAGCTCATTTTGTTAATCGTGGTGGGTTTTTTTGGTAGCGTGTTAATTAGTGTTGTTGGCTTCAATAGACTCTCTAATGTCAATAAAGAAATACGTACTGTCATGGACAATACATTACCCAGTTTCAATGCATTAAATAATGCAAACATTGACTTTCTGGAGTTGCGATTGTTGCTCCGTTCTCATGTATTAACTTCAGATCTGAATGCAAAACAAGCATTGGAATCAAAGATTTCAGACAAAATAAAAGCATTAGATACTAATTTAGTTGGCTATGAACCACTGATTTCTGATGAGCAAGATCGTGCACTTTTTGAAAAAGTGAAAAGAGACGTCTTGAGTTACGAACAAGAGTCAAAAGTGACGCTGGAGCTATCAAGACAGAATAAAACAGAAGATTCTATAAAGTCTTTAGCTAATGCAGCGAATATTGCGGAGTCAGTTTCGACTTCTTTAGCTGAAGGCGTTAAATATAACGAAAAAATGGCGCGTGACGACGATAAAATCAGTCAGTCAAATTATGATTCAGCGAAGTGGGTTCTGGCTGTTTCAACTATCTCAGTCACCGGTTTTCTGGCGTTAATTGGCTGGCTTATTTACCGTCAGATCAGTACCGGCCTGAAGGTTGCGCAAACTACCATTTCCCGCATCGAAAATAGTCTGGATTTCACGTTACGTGCTGAAGTAAGCGGCAGTGATGAAATAAGTTTAATGCTGCGGGCATTCAATCAGCTGATTGGGCGCATGCAAAATAACCTGCGTGAATTACTGCAAGGTGTTGAACAAGTTGCAGTAAGTGCTGACCGCCTGCAATCGTCAGCGTATCGGGTCTCTGAAGGTTCAAGCTCTCAGAACGCATCAACGTCTCACATGGCGGCTTCTGTTGAAGAAATGACGGTAAGTATTAACCATGTTGCCGATCAGGCTAATACCACCAGTGAGCAGTCTAATGAAGTCGGCCGTAAAGCCGAAGCAGGTCAGGATGTAATTGCCCATACCGTTGATAATATCCATGCCATTGCCGGTGCGGTTGATAACGCTGCACAAGATATTCAACAGTTGGAAGCGAAAGGCCGGGAAATTGAATCGGTTATTAATATCATCCGTGCTGTTGCTGAACAAACCAACTTACTGGCGTTGAATGCGGCGATCGAAGCTGCGCGTGCGGGGGAGCAAGGCCGAGGTTTTGCGGTCGTTGCTGATGAAGTGCGTAGCCTCGCAGCCAGAACTGCAACATCAACCAAAGAGATCGGCGATATTATTACAGCAATCCAGAATGTATCTGCTTCTGCCGTAAAACGTATGCAGGAAGCGATTGTTAAAGTCGAGCAAGGTGTTGAAGGTGCTGGTCAGGCCAATGAAACGATGGAAGAAATTTGTCGAGTTGCTACGGAGAGTGTCTCTCTGGTGGCCGATATTTCTCATGCCATTCGTGAACAGGGTGCTGCGACCAATTCCATTGCGCAACAGGTAGAAAATGTCGCCCAGATGGTGGATGAAAACACCCAAGCTGCCAATGAAACGGCGGATTTGGCAAATGATTTATCGAAGATTTCTGATGACATGAAAAAAGTCGTGATGGCCTATCGATTGTAA
- a CDS encoding ATP-binding protein, with protein MLLAEIFDHIPSGLILVDRAGKIFRVNPAAQALLGGSLLGESWLSVIQRAFCLRDDDGHEVSLRDGRRVQVSTLPLQHQPGQMVQITDLTETRRLQEQVSHMQRLSALGKMAASLAHQIRTPLSAAMLYGANLANRTLTPESRQQFQQKLMMRLKELERQVSDVLLFARNGDQQKVEPVVLRDLLQQLQQRAETLMITHDVVFTVNGPERDINLLANSEALTSALMNLLENAIQAGGKQLLLTVEPEAEQVMIRLVDNGKGITREQLARIFEPFYTTRSSGTGLGLAVVQAVVQAHQGTIQASSLPGEGSCFSIRLPYHHVQLQHVQEGAA; from the coding sequence ATGTTGCTGGCGGAAATTTTTGATCATATTCCTTCCGGCTTAATATTGGTCGATCGCGCAGGAAAAATCTTTCGGGTGAACCCTGCCGCACAAGCTCTGCTGGGTGGCAGCTTATTAGGTGAATCATGGTTGTCAGTCATCCAACGCGCGTTCTGTCTGCGTGATGATGATGGTCATGAAGTATCGTTGCGCGATGGGCGTCGGGTTCAGGTTTCAACATTACCCTTACAACATCAGCCTGGCCAGATGGTACAAATTACTGATCTGACTGAAACCCGTCGTTTACAAGAGCAAGTCAGCCATATGCAACGTTTGTCGGCATTGGGTAAAATGGCGGCTTCACTGGCACATCAAATCCGCACGCCGCTTTCTGCGGCGATGTTATATGGTGCCAATCTGGCCAACCGTACTCTAACACCAGAGTCACGTCAGCAATTCCAGCAAAAATTAATGATGCGCCTGAAAGAGCTTGAGCGTCAGGTAAGCGATGTTTTGTTATTTGCCCGCAATGGCGATCAGCAGAAAGTTGAACCGGTCGTATTGCGCGATCTGTTGCAACAGTTACAGCAACGCGCTGAAACGTTAATGATAACGCATGATGTTGTGTTCACCGTTAATGGGCCGGAACGAGACATCAACTTGTTGGCAAACAGCGAAGCCTTAACCAGTGCCTTAATGAACTTGTTAGAAAACGCCATACAAGCTGGGGGCAAGCAATTGCTGCTCACTGTTGAACCTGAAGCCGAACAGGTCATGATCCGGCTGGTGGATAACGGTAAAGGCATTACCCGCGAACAGTTAGCCCGCATATTTGAACCTTTTTATACAACCCGTAGCAGTGGAACTGGTTTGGGGCTGGCGGTTGTGCAGGCAGTTGTTCAGGCCCATCAGGGAACTATTCAGGCATCATCCTTACCCGGGGAAGGAAGTTGTTTTAGCATTCGTCTGCCATATCACCACGTACAACTACAACACGTACAGGAAGGTGCGGCATGA
- a CDS encoding sigma-54 dependent transcriptional regulator: protein MSQRTLLVVEDDPGLQEAIVDTLELSGYHCVTADCGEAALVVLQRQKVDMIISDVQMPGMDGLSLLQNVQHLYAQIPMLLMTAFGNIEGAVRAMRDGAVDYLVKPFAPEVLLNQVSRYVPAKLVERRTPVYGDPKTAELLQLAAKVARSDASVMISGPSGTGKEVLARYIHDQSSRSEQPFIAINCAAIPENMLEATLFGYEKGAFTGAVQGCPGKFEQAQGGTLLLDEITEMDPGLQAKLLRVLQEREVERLGSRKTISLDVRVIATTNRDLRKAVSNHLFREDLFYRLNVFPLRWLPLRARAGDILPLAEHLLRRHTMEQRLALPDITTSACQKLLAYNWPGNVRELENVMQRALILAKDQKITADEILFDTDAVYSTDDESSWDDETDDVFNERVPGIEKLGNELRQQEHQIILDTLIACEGSRKAVAERLGISPRTLRYKLARMRDVGIDVPD from the coding sequence ATGAGCCAGCGAACATTATTAGTTGTCGAGGATGACCCTGGTTTACAGGAAGCGATTGTCGATACATTAGAATTATCGGGCTATCACTGTGTAACGGCTGATTGTGGTGAGGCAGCATTGGTTGTTTTACAGCGTCAGAAAGTAGACATGATCATTTCTGATGTACAAATGCCGGGAATGGATGGCTTAAGTTTGCTGCAAAACGTGCAGCATTTGTATGCACAGATCCCCATGTTGTTGATGACTGCGTTTGGCAACATCGAGGGTGCTGTCCGCGCGATGCGAGATGGGGCGGTTGACTATCTGGTCAAACCGTTTGCCCCTGAAGTGTTACTGAATCAAGTCAGCCGTTATGTACCGGCAAAGTTGGTTGAACGACGGACACCTGTATATGGTGATCCGAAAACAGCTGAATTGTTACAGCTGGCGGCTAAAGTCGCGCGTTCCGATGCGTCGGTGATGATTAGCGGGCCAAGTGGTACGGGGAAAGAGGTTTTAGCCCGTTATATTCATGATCAATCATCCCGTTCTGAACAACCTTTTATTGCCATTAACTGCGCGGCAATTCCGGAAAATATGCTGGAAGCAACACTGTTTGGTTATGAAAAAGGCGCCTTTACCGGTGCGGTACAGGGGTGTCCGGGAAAATTTGAACAAGCGCAGGGCGGCACTTTGCTGCTCGATGAAATCACGGAGATGGATCCCGGCTTACAGGCTAAGTTATTGCGCGTGTTACAAGAGCGTGAAGTTGAACGGTTAGGCAGCCGTAAAACGATCAGTCTGGATGTCAGAGTGATTGCGACAACCAATCGTGATTTGCGTAAAGCCGTAAGCAATCATCTGTTTCGTGAAGATCTGTTTTACCGGTTAAATGTATTCCCGCTGCGCTGGTTGCCTTTACGTGCGCGGGCTGGCGATATACTGCCACTCGCTGAGCATTTGTTGCGCCGCCATACTATGGAACAGCGTTTAGCATTACCGGATATAACCACTTCCGCATGTCAGAAATTGCTGGCGTATAACTGGCCGGGAAATGTACGGGAACTCGAAAACGTCATGCAACGCGCGTTGATCTTAGCTAAAGATCAGAAGATCACGGCAGATGAGATCTTATTTGATACCGATGCTGTGTACTCTACAGATGATGAATCATCCTGGGATGACGAAACGGACGACGTATTCAATGAACGAGTTCCTGGCATTGAAAAATTGGGTAATGAACTGCGTCAGCAGGAACATCAAATTATTCTGGATACCTTAATTGCTTGTGAAGGTAGCCGTAAAGCAGTCGCTGAACGTTTAGGGATCAGCCCTCGAACATTACGTTATAAACTGGCACGCATGCGTGATGTCGGTATTGACGTTCCTGACTAA
- the fliE gene encoding flagellar hook-basal body complex protein FliE — MDVQATSLMKQLEALRFEASGASVKPASEGNVTQDFNQLLSQALNNVNDMQGQSDQLRTRFDMGDRSISLSDVMIAGQKASIAFEATVQVRNKVVDAYKTIMNMPV; from the coding sequence ATGGACGTGCAAGCAACATCCCTGATGAAACAATTGGAAGCCTTGCGCTTTGAAGCTTCAGGGGCTTCTGTCAAACCAGCCAGTGAAGGGAATGTAACTCAGGACTTTAATCAGTTGCTGTCACAAGCACTGAATAACGTAAACGATATGCAAGGTCAGAGTGATCAGTTGCGTACGCGTTTCGATATGGGTGATCGAAGTATTAGTCTGTCGGATGTTATGATCGCCGGTCAGAAAGCATCAATCGCTTTTGAAGCAACCGTTCAGGTACGTAATAAAGTGGTGGATGCTTATAAAACCATCATGAATATGCCAGTGTAA
- the fliF gene encoding flagellar basal-body MS-ring/collar protein FliF, which yields MVGSSDPLLDKALDASAAKSSSFKFLSNMDFLRQITLILGLLICVAIAAFIFMWGNEPEMRPLGHFNTPEMIKTLDYLDQQKIAYKVQDNNILVKTTEFSTVRLQLQRAGFSASNEENTGDELLMRDPGFGLSQRMEGERLKLSREQQLSRAIEQFQGIGKATVLLAIPKDNVFARNERKPSATVVLVLKSAALKQEAVDSIVDTVASAVHGLEPSRVTVTDQNGRLLNSGSQDLMTARSRKEFEIQQKQEAEYKQKIDSILSPVLGLDNYTAEVDASLDFSQEEQTRRVFNPDDPAVRSEVTMEDNNVGNGATGIPGALSNQPPSNAQIPEKTGAPGSSSATSGHSRKEATRNYELNTTISHVQRQTGSIRRLTVSVAVDYKTLTDKDGKVDRQPRTQSELDTIRRLLQGGLGFDVSRGDQIEVVSIPFNRPDLSIEPETKVWESDWFWPAVRIGASIVLILILLVTVVRPVMKKLLNAEPSEGALNVDLDSRMALEGSDELSLLASQAESEEPIFGLRNGQLVLPDLHRDEDLLRAVRALVSNEPDLAAQVIKEWVSTKD from the coding sequence ATGGTTGGTAGTAGTGATCCGTTACTGGATAAAGCGCTGGATGCCTCAGCAGCTAAATCCTCTTCTTTTAAATTTCTGTCGAATATGGATTTTTTACGACAGATCACGCTGATTCTCGGTTTGTTGATCTGCGTTGCTATTGCCGCGTTTATTTTTATGTGGGGTAATGAGCCGGAAATGCGGCCATTGGGTCATTTCAACACCCCTGAGATGATCAAAACGCTGGACTATCTGGATCAGCAAAAAATTGCCTATAAAGTGCAAGACAACAACATCTTAGTAAAAACCACTGAATTCAGTACCGTGCGTTTACAGTTACAACGTGCGGGTTTTTCTGCTTCCAATGAAGAAAATACCGGTGATGAATTATTGATGCGGGATCCCGGTTTTGGCCTGAGCCAACGCATGGAAGGAGAACGTCTGAAACTGAGTCGCGAACAACAATTATCCCGTGCAATTGAACAGTTTCAAGGTATCGGCAAAGCAACCGTATTGTTAGCAATCCCGAAAGATAACGTATTTGCACGTAATGAACGTAAGCCGAGTGCGACGGTTGTGTTGGTGTTAAAAAGTGCAGCCTTAAAACAAGAAGCTGTGGATTCTATCGTTGATACGGTGGCTTCTGCTGTTCATGGTTTGGAACCATCTCGTGTTACTGTAACCGACCAAAATGGTCGTCTGTTAAATTCCGGTTCCCAGGATCTGATGACAGCGCGTAGCCGTAAAGAATTTGAGATCCAGCAAAAACAAGAAGCCGAATATAAGCAAAAAATAGATTCAATTCTGAGCCCTGTTTTAGGTTTGGATAATTACACGGCTGAAGTGGATGCCAGCCTCGATTTCTCACAAGAAGAACAAACTCGCCGAGTTTTTAATCCTGATGATCCTGCTGTTCGTTCTGAAGTGACGATGGAAGACAATAATGTCGGTAATGGTGCGACGGGTATACCTGGTGCTCTCAGTAATCAACCGCCATCTAACGCGCAGATCCCTGAAAAAACGGGGGCACCGGGTTCAAGTAGTGCTACCAGTGGTCACAGCCGTAAAGAAGCAACCCGTAACTATGAATTGAATACAACTATCAGCCATGTTCAGCGTCAGACCGGCAGTATTCGTCGTCTAACGGTCTCGGTGGCTGTGGACTATAAAACGTTAACAGACAAAGATGGTAAAGTTGATCGTCAACCCCGTACACAAAGCGAGCTGGATACCATCCGCCGGTTATTACAAGGTGGATTGGGTTTTGACGTTAGCCGTGGCGATCAAATTGAAGTCGTTAGTATTCCCTTTAATCGCCCTGATCTGTCTATTGAGCCGGAAACCAAGGTGTGGGAATCAGACTGGTTCTGGCCTGCAGTCCGAATTGGCGCATCAATCGTATTGATCCTAATCTTGTTGGTAACGGTTGTGCGTCCGGTTATGAAGAAACTGCTCAATGCTGAACCAAGTGAAGGCGCGCTTAATGTCGACCTGGATTCAAGAATGGCATTGGAAGGAAGTGATGAACTCAGTTTGCTGGCATCACAAGCTGAAAGTGAAGAGCCTATATTTGGTTTACGTAATGGTCAGCTAGTGTTGCCTGATCTGCATCGTGATGAAGATTTGTTAAGAGCGGTACGTGCGTTGGTATCTAATGAACCAGATCTGGCAGCACAAGTTATTAAAGAATGGGTCAGTACGAAGGATTAA
- the fliG gene encoding flagellar motor switch protein FliG, giving the protein MTPEQKQLIEKMSGMEMAAVLMLSLSEDDAAQIFRHLEPKQVQRLGMSMASMKDFGQDRVTAVHRQFIDDIQKFSNIGIGSEDFVRKALVAALGEDKAGNLVEQIIMGSGARGLDSLKWMDARQVASIIQNEHPQIQTIVLSYLDPEQSAEILGQFPEAVRLDLVMRIANLEEVQPAALQELNDIMEKQFAGSAGAQSAKMGGLKAAASIMNYLDTNIEGQLMDAIRESDEEMSQQIQDLMFVFENLIDVDDRAIQSILREVPGDQLQKALKGADDQLKDKILKNMSKRAAEMLQEDLSSMGPIRVSDVEAAQKEILSVARRLADAGEIMLGAGGGEDFL; this is encoded by the coding sequence ATGACGCCTGAACAAAAACAGCTCATTGAAAAAATGTCTGGAATGGAAATGGCGGCGGTATTAATGCTTAGTCTCAGCGAAGATGATGCCGCGCAGATATTCCGGCATTTAGAACCTAAACAGGTACAACGCTTAGGGATGTCGATGGCGTCGATGAAAGACTTTGGTCAGGATCGTGTCACGGCAGTACATCGCCAATTTATTGATGATATTCAGAAATTTTCTAATATCGGTATTGGCAGTGAAGACTTTGTGCGTAAAGCCTTGGTGGCGGCACTGGGTGAAGATAAAGCCGGTAATCTGGTTGAACAGATCATCATGGGCTCTGGTGCCCGCGGTCTGGATTCGCTCAAATGGATGGATGCCCGTCAGGTGGCCAGCATCATTCAGAATGAACATCCACAGATCCAGACAATCGTACTGTCATATTTGGACCCAGAACAATCAGCCGAGATTTTAGGTCAGTTCCCGGAAGCGGTACGTCTTGATCTGGTGATGCGTATTGCGAATCTGGAAGAAGTTCAGCCTGCTGCGTTGCAGGAACTGAACGACATCATGGAAAAACAATTTGCCGGTTCGGCGGGTGCGCAATCTGCGAAAATGGGCGGCCTGAAAGCGGCGGCCAGCATCATGAATTACCTCGATACCAACATTGAAGGTCAGTTGATGGATGCAATCCGAGAATCTGATGAAGAGATGAGCCAGCAGATCCAGGATCTTATGTTCGTCTTCGAGAACCTAATCGATGTCGATGATCGAGCCATTCAGAGTATTCTGCGTGAAGTGCCGGGTGATCAGCTGCAGAAAGCACTGAAAGGTGCCGATGACCAGCTGAAAGATAAGATCCTGAAAAATATGTCAAAACGTGCTGCGGAAATGTTGCAGGAAGATTTATCCTCCATGGGACCAATTCGTGTCAGCGATGTAGAAGCGGCGCAGAAAGAGATCCTGTCTGTTGCCCGTCGCTTAGCTGATGCTGGTGAGATCATGCTGGGTGCCGGTGGTGGTGAAGATTTCTTATAG
- the fliH gene encoding flagellar assembly protein FliH, translating into MEPLDKTYIPAEQAKDADKWEWPDVDEPEQPLKGSNALGYAPDWYREESLPTESSDVAEEEPQPLTLEEIESIRQAAYEDGFAEGKEAGFQAGYADGMTQGETAGHTEGLDKGREEGLTLGREWVEERAQKWQDLLDKLAHPLAQVDKMVEQQLVWMSMQLAKALIKTDVHLAPDLILNSLKEGMKQLPAAEEGISIEMHPDDLEMIKEIYGEEECQKRNWQLHAEPSLQRGDLLLSSSTSSVDLFLEKRIEQLFRQFLRQNVDKTS; encoded by the coding sequence ATGGAACCGTTGGATAAAACATACATCCCGGCCGAGCAGGCTAAAGATGCCGACAAATGGGAATGGCCCGATGTTGATGAGCCTGAACAGCCGCTCAAAGGTTCCAATGCGTTAGGTTATGCGCCAGATTGGTATCGAGAAGAAAGTTTACCGACTGAATCGAGTGATGTGGCGGAAGAAGAGCCGCAACCACTGACACTTGAAGAAATCGAATCTATTCGTCAGGCCGCCTATGAAGATGGGTTTGCCGAAGGTAAAGAAGCCGGTTTTCAGGCTGGCTATGCTGACGGTATGACGCAAGGTGAAACGGCTGGTCATACAGAAGGGCTGGATAAAGGGCGTGAAGAAGGATTAACTCTCGGCCGTGAATGGGTCGAAGAACGTGCACAAAAATGGCAGGATTTACTTGATAAGCTGGCACATCCTTTAGCTCAGGTCGATAAGATGGTTGAGCAGCAGCTAGTTTGGATGTCGATGCAACTGGCTAAAGCGCTGATCAAGACCGATGTGCATCTGGCACCAGATCTGATCCTGAATAGTTTGAAAGAGGGTATGAAGCAATTACCAGCGGCCGAAGAGGGGATTTCTATTGAAATGCACCCTGACGATCTGGAGATGATCAAAGAAATTTATGGCGAAGAAGAATGCCAGAAACGTAACTGGCAGCTACATGCTGAACCTAGTCTGCAGCGTGGTGACCTGTTGCTTTCCAGCTCAACTTCCAGTGTGGATCTGTTTTTAGAAAAACGTATTGAACAATTATTCCGTCAATTCCTGCGTCAAAATGTGGATAAAACGTCGTGA